From Acidobacteriota bacterium:
GGAGAGTGTCGCGCGCGTCGACACGCGGCTCGAAGGGCGCGGACACGCCTCGTGAACGAGCCCGCCCGCATCCTGCTCGTCGAGGACGAACCCGGCCTGCAGCTCACGCTCTCCGATCGGCTGCGCCGCGAGGGCTATCACGTCGAGACGGCCGGCGACGGCGCGACGGGCCTCGACAAGGCGGCGTCGGGCGAGTTCGATCTCGTGCTGCTCGACGTGATGCTGCCGCGCAAGAACGGGTTCGACGTGCTGCGCGACCTGCGTCAGCGCGGCGTCGAGACGCCCGTCATCATGCTCACGGCGCGCGGGCAGGTGGTGGACACGGTGGTGGGGCTCAAGCTCGGCGCCGACGACTACCTGTCAAAGCCGTTCGAGATGATGGAGCTGCTCGCGCGCGTCGAGGCGCGCCTGCGCCGTCGGTCCACGCCGCCGGCCGTCACGCCCGCCAGCGAAGGACACGAGTTCGGGGACGTCCGCGTGGACTACCGCAGTGCGGAGGTCTTCAGAGGGGCCGATCGCGTGGAGCTCTCGGCGCGCGAGTACCAGCTGCTGCGATACCTGATCGAGCACCGCAACGAGGTCGTCTCACGCGATCAGCTGCTCAACGAGGTGTGGGGCTACAACGCGATGCCGTCGACGCGCACCGTCGACGTCCACGTGGCCTGGCTCAGGCAGAAGATCGAGCCCAATCCCCGCCATCCCCAGTTCCTCCTGACCGTCCACGGCCTGGGCTACCGCTTCGTCGGCTGACGGACGGGACAGCGGGCCGGGCCCGGTGCCTACGCCGTTGCCGGCAGACCGCGCTCCAGAATCCGCTCCATCGTCGTCGCGAACGTGTCGACTTCCTCGAGAGTCGTATAGACGTTCGGCGTTACGCGGATGCCTTCGAACTCGGGGTGCTTGATGGGCGTCACGATGATGCGGTGGTCCGCGTAGAGGTGGGCGGCGAGGCGGGCGGGGTCGACGCCAGGCGTGCCGAGATTGCCGATGGCGCCGCTCTGCGCCGGGTCGAAGCTCGTGTGGATGGTGGTGCCGGGATGATCCGCGAGCCGACGCATCCAGCGGTCGCGCAGGTACCGCAGCCGCGCGACCTTCCGTTGGACGCCGATGGTCTGGTGGAACACGCGCGCTTCGGCCACCGCGTTGTGATTGGCGGCCGGATGCGTGCCGATCTCCTCGAACTTGCGGATGTCGCGCGCCTTCGACGCGGCGGCCGGCGTGAGCGGCCAGAGTGACTCGATTCGCTCGCGGCGCGCGTAGAGGAAGCCGGTGCCGATGGGGGCCAGCAGCCACTTGTGGAGGCTGGTGCCGTAGTAGTCGCAGCCGAGGTCGCTGATTTCGAAGGGGAAGTGCCCGAAAGCGTGCGCGCCATCCACGATCGTCTGGACGCCGCGCGCCCTGGCGATGCGACAGATGTCGGCGACAGGGAAGATCTGACCCGTCAAATTGGTTATGTGACAGAAGTGGAGGACCTTCGTCTTCGGCCCGATGGCGCTGGTGAGCCGCTGGGTGAGGTCGTCCATGGACGGCGGCGGCACGGGGAACGTGACCTTCTTCAGCGAGATGCCGTCGCGGCGGACGCGCTGTTCCCACGTATCGAGCATGCGGCCGTAGTCCTGGGTGGTGGTCACCACCTCGTCGCCCGGCCGAAGGTCGATGCCGAGCTGAGCGATCTGCAGCGCCTCGCTCGCGTTACGGGTGATCGCCAGCTCTTCGGGGTCGCAGCCCGCGTCGAGCGCCAGACCCTGCCTGACGCGTTCGAGGTTGGGCTCCTGCTCCTGCCACATGTTGAACACGGGCGCCTGGTTGGCGTGGTCGAGGTAGCGCTTGAGCGCCTCGTGCACCACGCGCGGGCTCGGACAGACACCGCCGTTGTTCAGGTTGATGACGGTGCGATCGAGCGTGAACCCGAGCTGCACCTCGCGCCAGAAATCCTCGTCTGCCGCAACGTCGGCTGCCGTTCGTCCGCGCACCTGCTCGGCCGCGCGCGCCATCAGCGCCAGCCCGTCGCTCGTGAGCGCCGCCGCCACGACGGTCCCCGTCGATCCAAGCCGTGAAAGAAACGCACGCCGCGACGTCATGAGCCCGACTCCTGAAGGAATGGGGGGAGTCTAACATGCCGGCAGCCGGTTGCCGGACTATGCCATGATCCCCTGATGTCCCCGCCCGATCCATCAGTCCGACGTTGGGCGTGGGCGGCGTTCATTGCGGTCTGCATTTTCTGGGGTACAACCTATCTTGGCATCAAGATCGCCCTCGAGACTGTTCCGCCGTTCCTGCTCGGGGGGATGCGCTTCACGCTGGCGGGGTCGGTACTGGCGATCGCACTGCGGTTCCTGGGCCATCAGTGGCCTGACTTCAGGCGCGCACCAACATTTCTGGCTATTGGCCTAGCGATGCTTGGCTTCGGGAACGGCGGCGTGGTGTGGGCCGAGCAGTTCATGGCCAGCGGGCTCGTGGCCATCCTCGTGGCGTCGACGCCCTTCTGGATGGTCGGCATCGAGGCCATCGCCGGCGGCGATCGCCTGACGCGCCGCACCATCGGCGGTCTGCTCGTGGGCTTCGGCGGCATCCTGCTCCTCGTGTGGCCCGATCTCACGCACGCGCTCACCGAGACAACGGGGCGGACGTGGGTCGGCGGTCTCATCGCCACGCAGCTGGCGGGTATCGGCTGGGCTGTCGGTTCCACGATCTCCAAGCAGCGCCTGCGCGACGTGGACCCGCTCGTTGCCTCGGCGTTCCAGATGCTGGCCGGCGGCCTCCTGATGCTCGTCGTCGGCGGGAGCCTCGGGGAGTTCGGCCGCCTGGCGTGGTCGGGCCGCACCATCGCCGCCGTCGTGTACCTGTTCTTCGCAGGCAGCCTCATCGGCTTCGTCGCGTACACGTACGCCCTGCGCCATCTGCCCATCTCGGTCGTGTCGCTGTACCCCTACGTCAACCCGATCGTCGCGGTCCTCCTGGGGACGTGGATCCTGCACGAGCCCCTCACCTGGCGTATCGCCGCCGCCATCGCCGTCATCCTCACGGGGTCGGCGATCGTGTCGCGCGGGCCAAAGGCCGGGCACCGGTCACCGGGCACCGGGCACCGGATCGAGCGGACGGCCTCGGAGAACGGCGCGCCCCGAGAAGGTCGGGAGTGCCACGATGCAGGGAGTGTCGGCGGCTGAAGCCTCGGGGGCCCCGGAGTTCCTGCGCATCTTTGCTACCGTCCCTTTCGGTGCCCGGTGCCCGGTGCCCGGTGCCCGGTTGCCCGATACTGTCGCTGATGGCCCCCACCGCTCTCATCACAGGCGGCGCCCGCATGGGCGCGACGATGGCGCGGGCGTTGGCGGCGCGCGGGAGCGATGTCGCGCTGTCGTATTCGCGGTCAGCCAGTGCGATCGATGCGGCTGTCGGCGACGTCGTCGCGCTGGGCCGGCGCGGGTGCGCGTTCGCGGCCGACCTGCGCGATGCCGAGGCCTGCCGGTCGCTCGTCGAGCGCGCGACGTCCTGGGGCGGCGGGCTGGACGTCCTGGTCTGCCTCGCCTCGATCTTCGAACGCGTGCCGCTCGACGACCTCACGCCGGCCATCTGGCGTGAGCATCTTGCCGTCGACCTGGACGCGTCGTTCCACTGCGCGAACGCCGCGGCGACGGTCATGCGCCAGCGCGGCGCGGGGCACATCATCCTGTGCAGCGACTGGGTGGCCGCGAGCGCCCGCCCGCGCTACACCGGCTACGTTCCCTACTACGTCGCCAAGTCCGCCATCGTCGCGCTCACCGAGGCGCTGGCGCTCGAGCTCGCGCCGCACGGAATCCAGGTGAACGCCATCGCCCCGGGCCCCATCCTCCCCGCGGTCGGCGCCACCGATGCGATGCAGGCCGCTACGATGGCGGCCACTCCAGTGGGTCACTGGGGCGGCCCCGACGCCCTGACGCACGCCGTGATCGCGCTGCTCGACCAGGAGTGGGTCACCGGCCAGGTCGTCCGCGTCGACGGTGGCCGGCACCTCGCGTAGGGATTTCAGAATCGCGGGATTTCAGGGACTCGACGGCGGACAGGAACGGCAGAGCCGGACGTCGGTCGAGTTTACGAATACGGCAGAGTTATGGATGGCAGCCTGCGCGAGTCGAGCGCTGTAAGGCGCGGGCCGTGAGCCACTTGAGTGCCAACGACGCCTCGGACTCAGCCGTGGCACGGCGTATGCAATTTGGCGGCCACGCGAGAGCTGCTCGAGGTTGTCGAGGGCAGTCGACTCGTTTTTCCCGGAGGAGAATCGATGAGAAAGATTGCTCTCGCGGCAGCCATGGCGCTGTCGCTCACAGCGAGCGCCGCCTATGCCGGCCCGATCGTGCCCGCCCAGAGTGGCCCGGGCAACGACGTCATTGGCGATGGGGTGTGGGGATACCTCAACGCGAACGTCTACCTCGCTGGCGGCCCGGCCTACGCAGACGTGACCTATGTCGGCAAGGAAGCCGGCAACACCAACACGTTCTCGTTGACGGGGGCTAGCGGTTCGGTCAACTACAGCACCGCCAGCACGGGCGTGGGCACGACGACGAATGTCCTGCTCAATAGCGGGCTGATCAACTTCTCGTTCACGACGAACAATCCCGCTGCCACCGTATTCAACGGGGCGAACGTTCTGCCAAGCAGCGGCGGGATCAACTTCTTCGTCACCTTCCAGTTGCCCGGCAATCCGACGTCCGGTCAGGAGATCTGGCTCGCGCTGGATGATCAGGGTGCTCCCGACGACAACCACGACGATATGGTCATCAAGATCAAACTCACGAACGGGGGATCATTCTCCGTGCCCGACGGTGGGGCGACGCTCTCGCTGCTCGGCGGGGCGCTGATGGGCCTCGGCTACCTGCGTCGCAGGCTCAGCCTCTAAGACGGGTCGTCACCACGCGTGACACGAAAAGGGCCGGAGTCATTCCGGCCCTTTTCGCGTTCGGGAAGCGCAGGGTCCAGCGTTTCACGCGCTCGGGAGCGCTTCGATGAACTCGACCATCTTCTTGCGCGTGGCATCGTCGGGCAGCGAGCCGCGGCCGCCGGCGAGGTTGTCCAGCACGTTCTTGGCCTGACTCGTGGCAGGCGTGACGCACGTCACGGCCGGGTGGGCCGCCACGTACTTCAGGAAGAACTGCCCCCACGTTTGCGCGCCCACGGCCTGCGCCCAGTCGGGCACCTGACGATCGCCCACGCGCTTGAAGAGGCGCGTCCTGCCGAACGGCACGTACACCAACACGCCGATCTTGCGCTCCTGCGCGAGCGGCAGGATCGACGACTCGACGTCGCGGTTATCGATCGCGTAGTCGACGCCGATGAAGTCGAGCGGCTCGTTGCGCATCACCGTCTGGAGCTCGGCGTACTGCGACTTGTTGGTGGACGTGACGCCGATGTAGCGCACGCGCCCTTCCTTCTTCAATTCCTTCAGGATGCCGAGTTGTACCGGCACGTCGCCGAGGTTGTGGACCTGGATCAGGTCGACCTTCGGCTTCTTCAGCTTCGCGAACGACGCCTCGATCTGCGCGCGCGCGGCCGCCGGATCGGCACCGCCACCGCCGCGTCCCGCGACGTTGACCTTCGTGGCCCAGAACACCTTGCTCGTGATGCCGAGTTCGCCGGCGATGCGTCCGGCCACCTCCTCCGATGCGCCGTAGCTCGGTGCGGTGTCGAACACCGTTCCGCCCTGGTCGGTGAACGCCTTCAGCACCTCACGCAGCGCCGTCACGTCCTCGCTGCGCGCCACCTGTGAGAACGTCGCCGAACTTCCGAGTCCGACGATGGGGATGGCCTCGCCCGAAGAGGGGATGGCACGGGTGATGAGGGGCTGCTGAGCCAGAAGAAGCGCACGGTCGAACGCCAGCGCTGCGCCAGCGGCTCCGGCCGTGAGGGTGAGCCATTCGCGTCGAGTGATCATGGGTGGAATCCTCCAGCATGTCCGACGACGCCGCCCGCCGCAGCGTTGCAGGGAGCCTGGCGCGCCGGATCCCCGTCTCGCCGAAGCGCCGCAGGCGCCAAGGCGGTGCCCGGTGCCCGGATCAGAATGCCGTGAGGACCCAGACCCACGGGATCAGGGCCGCGCAGACGTAGAGGAGGGTCAGCGCGGCGACGATCTTGTGGACGTGGGTGAGGTGGAGCACCATCCCGAACCCGGCGGCGGCGAGCTTGGCCGAGGCGAGGGCGGGGCCTTCTCCCATCGACGCCATCAGCGACGCGAGCAGCGGATTGCCCTCGATGTCGGGGCCGTGGACCGCGATGCCCCAGTAGGTGAACGCCGCGTCGAGCGCCTGCGCGACGAAGAACGCGAGAATGGCGATCTCGCCCTTCGACAGGCTGCGGGAGTGGAACTTGCGGAGCAACGTCGCCATGGGGTCGCCTCGGAGCCGCGGGGCTCCAGCCCGTGGGAGTTCAAGTCCGATGCCGGTCGCGCCGCGCGGAAAACCTCGGGAAATCTCTCGCCGATGCCAGCCGTGCGCCAGACCCGCACACGCACACGCGCGCACAGTGTGCCACACGTGCGCACAGAGGGATCGGCAACGGGCAACCGGCAACCCGGCAACCCGGCAACCGGATCAGATGTCGCGACGGCGCGCCGCGCGGAAGCGGATTGCCGCCATAGCTGACCGGTTGCCGGTTGCCGGGTTGCCGGTTGCCGGGTTGCCGGTTGCCGGGTTGCCGGTTGCCGGTTGCCGGTTGCCGGTTACTCTGTGTGCATGCGCCTCGACCCGCTCGCCTACCTTGGTGACCAACTCGACGACCTCAAGGCTCAAGGGCTCTACCGCCACCTGCGCGTGCTCGAGAGCGAGGCGCGGTCCACCTCCGTCTACGACGGCCGTTCTGTCGTCAACCTGTCGTCCAACAACTACCTCGGCCTCACGACGCACCCGAAGTTGAAGGAGAAGGCCATCCGGGCCACCGAGGAGTTCGGCGTGGGGTCGGGCGCCGTGCGCACCATCTCGGGGACGATGGCGATGCACGTGGAGCTCGAGCGTCGGCTCGCCGAGTTCAAGCAGACCGAAGCCGTCGTCGTCTTCCAGAGCGGGTTCACGTCGAACGCGGGCACGGTCGCGTCGATCCTCACGCGCGACGACGCGATCGTTTCCGACGAACTGAACCACGCGAGCATCATCGACGGCGCGCGCCTCAGTCGTGCGACGATCAAGGTCTTCCCGCACGCCGACGCCGACGCCGCACGCCGCATCCTCGGCGAGTTGCCGTCCGGTCAGCGTAAGCTTCTCATTACCGACGGCGTCTTCAGCATGGACGGCGATCTCGGTCCGCTGCCCGCGCTCTGCGAAGCGGCCGAAGCCTACGGCGCGATCATGATGGTCGACGATGCGCACGCGAGCGGCGTGTTCGGGCGCAACGGGCGCGGCACCGTGGATCACTTCGGGATGCACGGCCGCGTGGACATCCAGGTAGGCACGCTCTCGAAGGCCATCGGATCGCTCGGCGGCTACGTGGCCGGCAACAGGAACCTGATCGAGTTCCTGCACCATCGCGCGCGGCCGTTCCTGTTCTCGACGTCGCACCCGCCGTCGGTGACGGCCACCTGTCTCGCGGCGCTCGACCTGCTGCTCGAAGAGCCGGAGATCATCGATCGCCTCTGGGACAACACGCGGTTCTTCAAGGCCGGACTTCGGGAGCTCGGGTTCGACACCGGCATCAGCGAAAGCCCGATCACGCCGGTGATGATCGGCGAGGGCGCCAAGGCGATGCAGTTCTCGGATCGCCTGTTCGACGAGGGCGTGTTCGCGATGGGGATCGCCTTCCCGACCGTGGCGCGCGACAAGGCGCGCGTGCGCACGATCGTCTCGGCGGCGCACTCGCGCGAGGAACTCCAGTTCGCGCTCGACGTCTTCGGCAAGGTGGGCCGGGAGATGGGGATTATCTAGATCGGCAACCGGCAACCGGCAACCGGCAACCGGCAGCGGGCGCCGGGCAGCGGGCAGCGGGCAGCGGATCGGATGGGTCGACAGGCTGGGCAATGGGATGGGCAGGAGAACGTCGAAGGACGGCACGCGCGGGTTGGGCGATCGGGCGCGGGCGCTCGTCGACGACTACACGCGCGACCTGACGGCGCGCGATCTGCAGCGCGTGTTCACGCGGGAAACGCGCGACATGGTCGCGTTCTTCACGCAGGGCACCGATCAGGCAGGGACCACGCAGCGCGATCTGCTGCGCCATCCGATCCGGCACGCCCGCCGGTTCTTCCACGCGTTCGCGATGCGGCTGACGGCCGCGCGCCGCGCCCTGTACGCCGCGGCCGTCATCCTCTTCGCGCTCGGCATCTTCGACGGGTTCACACCCGACTCCGGTGAGCCGATCTGGGCATCCGGCGTCGTCAAGCTGCTGCTGGCATTCGGGCTGATCCACCTGGTCCTGCTGCTGGAGGTGGCCGATCGCCTCACGCTGAAGCACGAGCTGACAGTCGCGCGCGACATCCAGCGCGCGATGCTGCCGGCCGGTACGCTCACGTCGGGGTCGCTCGAGGCGCACGGCGAGACGCGGCCCGCCAACACCGTCGGCGGCGACTTCTACGACATCCTCTCCCGGGCCGACGGCCGTTTGCTGCTGGTGCTCGGCGACGTGGCGGGCAAGGGCACGCCCGCGGCGCTGCTGATGGCGTTGTTCCTCGCCATGACGCGCACGCTGCTCGACGAGGCGCTCTCGCCCGCCGCGCTCGCGCTGCGGCTCAACGACCAGTTGCTGCGCCACGCCCCGCGTTCGCGCTTCATCACGGCGGTCATCGCGCTGTGCGATCCGCAGACGGGCGAGGTGCGGTACGTGAACGCCGGGCAGAACCCGCCGATGGTCAGGCGCGCGTCCGGCGGGATCGAATGGCTGGCGCCGACGGGCATGGCGCTCGGCCTCTCGCGCAGGGCCGCGTACGAGGAGGCCGTCATCACGTTGGCGCCGGGTGATCTCCTGCTGGCCTACAGCGACGGCATCACCGAGGCTGCCTCGCCGTCGGGCGAGCCGTTCGACGAAGCGGGCCTGCGCACGCTGGCGAATCATCTTGCCGGCCTCCGCGCCGGGCTCGTCGCCCGCCGCGTGATCGACGAGGTCGCCGCTCACACGGATGACTCGGCCCTGTTCGACGACCTCACCGTGCTGGTCTGCCAGCGGACGAGGTGACAGCCAGCGGCAACCGGCAATGGGCAACCGGCAGCCGGTCCGGCAGCTGCACCTGAAGGGGCACTGTCATTCCGCATTCGTCATTCGGCATTACCCTGTCCCTGCATGCGGCGCTGCGTGCTGATCCTCATCGTCGCGCTTTTCGGGTGGGCGTCGCCCGCGGCGGCGCAGCCTGTCGACCCGGTCACGGCGCTCGTGGTGCGTGCCGAGCAGGTGCTCGGGCCGGGGAATGATGCGGACGCGATTCGCGCGTTGTTCGCGCCCACTGCCGACGCCGGGCAGGTGGACGCGTTCGTGGCCGACGCCCCGCGCGCAACCACCACGCGGGCTGTGGTGCGCGAGCGCGACAGGCAGGACCTCCAGGGCGGCCTCACGCGCGTCATTGTCGACACGTTGATCGAGACAGCGGCCGTCGCGCGCGTCTCGACGTGGCGCCTCGACATCGCCGGAGCACCGGACGAGACGCGGGTCATCCAGTCGGCCGAGCGCCTCAGCGTCGTCGATGGTCTCGCGCGTCTGGCGCTGTCGGACCGTCAGTTCGCCGTCCGCAACCTGCGCATCTCTGGCGAGGATCTCGACATCGTCATCCCATCGGGCACGGCGTTCGTTGCGGAAGTGCACGGGCTGCCGACAGCCATCGTGGTACTCGGCAACGGCGAGGTGACGTTCGCCCCGGCGCCAGACTCCGAGAAGGGCCAGTTGACGCTGCTGACCGGACACGACGCGCTCCGCGCACGCGTGTCGCGCCTGTTCCTGCGCGTGAATCCCGCCGACCTCACGCAGCGCGTCACCATGAACGCGCTCGAGCCGATGGCCACCGACCGCACGCAGCTCGAACGCGCGCGCAAGCTGTTCACCGAGCAGGTGGGCCTGTCGTACAGCCTCGACCTGAGCGATCTCAGTCGCGAGACGTGGAACCTCGTACCGCCCATCGGCGACGTGCTGATCGACATGGATCTGGCGCGCTTCGGCCTGCTGTCCTACGCGCGCAGCGGCGGTGAGCCCGAGGACATCACGCTCTTCGACCGCAAGCGACGCAAGAACCTGTCGGTCTACACCTCACTGCGCAACCTCCGGGCCCGCGACGCCCTTCGCTACGACGATGCGGAGCGGCTGGAGTATGTGGTGACGCATTACAACGTCGACGTGTCGTTCGACCCCTCGCGCCTGTGGCTCGAGGGGCGCGCGGACCTCGACATGCGCATCACCGCGCTTGCGGCGCAGACGATCACCTTGCGCCTGGCCGAGCCGCTGGTGGTGCGTGCCGTCACCTCGGACGAGCACGGCCGGCTGCTCGCCCTCCGCGTCCGTGGCCAGAACAACATCGTCGTCAATCTGCCGGATTCGGTGAGGCAGGGGCAGACGCTGCGTCTCCGCGTGGCGTATGGCGGGCGCCTGCCGCCGATCACGCCCGAGCGCGAGACCATCGGCGCGACGCAGGACCAGGTGATGATGGAGATGCCCATCGAGCCGGAGCCCCGGTTCGTGTACAGCCATCGCGCGTACTGGTATCCGCAGAGCAGCGTGTCCACGTTTGCCACCGCGCGCATCCGCGTCACGGTGCCCGGCGAGTTCACGGTGATCGGCAGCGGCGTTCCCGAGGCGCCGACACCCGTCACGAGCCCGGACGGCCGCGTTCGGCGGGCCTTTGCCTTCTCGGCCGGCCAACCTGTCCGCTATCTCTCGATCGCCGTGAGTCGGTTCGTGCGCGCCGCGACGACGCAGGTGACAAGGCAGGCACAGCCACAACCGGCAACCGGCAACGGGCAACCGGCAACCGGACCACGCCTGTCGCGTCTCGGCAATGGCGTGTTTCACGAGACGACTGACGTCGAGGTGTGGAGTCAGCCGCGTCAGACGTCCCGCGCGCGTGGCCTGTTGGAGACGACCGTCGACATCCTGCGCTTCTACGGCGATCTGGTGGACGACCTGCCGTTCCCGTCGTTCAGGCTCGTGCTTGCGGAGGACCGCCTCCCCGGCGGACACAGCCCCGCGTACTTCGCGCTGCTGCACCAGCCCATGCCGGGCACGCCGTTCACGTGGGGGCGCGATCCCGTCTCGTTCGGCGACTTCCCGCAGTTCTTCCTGGCGCACGAACTCGCGCACCAGTTCTGGGGGCAGGCGGTTGCCGGGGAGAACTACCACGAGCAGTGGATCAGCGAAGGCTTCGCGCAATATTTTGCGCTGCTGTACGCGCAGAAGGTACGACCGGGGTCGGCGGTGACCCGCGTCATGCGGCAGATGTACAGGTCCGCCGTGGAGGCGAGCGACGAGGGGGCGATCTGGCTCGGGTACCGGATCGGGCACCTGAAGGGCGAGAGCCGCGTCTTCAGGGCGACCGTCTACAACAAGAGCGCGTTGGTGCTGCACATGCTGCAGCGGTCGATGGGCGAAGCGGCGTTCGCGCGCGGACTCCAGCGGTTCTACGGCCAGAGTCGTTTCAGGCGTGTGGGGACCGACGACCTGCGCGTGGCGATGGAAGCGGAAGGCGGGCAGCCGCTCGGACGCTTCTTCGACGGGTGGGTCTACGGCAGGGACATCCCCACGCTCCGGTATGCCTGGGACCTGGCCGACGATGCGGCAGCAGGCGCACCGGGCTCGGCCGTCGTCAGGCTGAGGCTGGTGCAGGGACCGCACATCCACGACATTCCCGTGACGGCGACCATCATCTACGCCGACGGCCGGACCGAGGACGTGGTGGTGGTGAGCCGCGAGGCGTCCACCGAGGTGCGCATCCCCGTCAGCGGGCGCGTACGCGAGGTGCGCCTCAACGAGGACTACGGCGCACTGGTGAAAACGGAGCGGATGCGCTCGTCGGCCGGCCCCGCTCTGCTATGATCCGCCCTTGCGGGCGCTCCCGCGCACGGGCCGGGCAAGCCCGGCCCCTACACCTCGAGGTACAGGGGGTGCGCTCGGCCATGGCGGGACGCAGCAGGGACTTTTCAGGGCATATTCCGGGATTCTATGGAGACAGTCACCCTCACCATCGACGGCCGCGAGGTCACCGTCGCCAAAGGCACGTCGGTGCTGCAGGCCTCGATCGAGAGCGGGATCGACGTGCCGTACTACTGCTACCACCCGGGCCTCGGCGTGGATGGCAGTTGCCGCGTCTGTCTCGTGAAGATCGAGAAGATGCCGAAGCTGCAGGTGTCGTGTTCGATCACGGCCACCGACGGCATGGTCGTGTCCACGCAGGCGGAATACGTGGTCAAGGCGCGCGCCGGCGTGTTCGAGTTCCTGCTGCTGAACCATCCGCTCGACTGCCCCGTGTGCGACAAGGGTGGCGAGTGCCCGCTGCAGGACTTCTCGTACACCTTCGGTCCTGACGAGAGCCGCAACCAGTTCCCGCGCCGCGTGTTCGACGGCGAGGGCGTGAAGGCCGACGTCGATTTCGGTCCGACGCTGATGCTGAACCGGAACCGCTGCATCATGTGCACGCGCTGCATCAGGTTCATGCGCGAGATCGACGGCGATCCGCAGATCGGCATCCTCACGCGCGGCAACTCCAGCGAGATCGCGACGTTCGAGGAGCAGGGTGTCCATTCGCTCCTGTCGGGCAACCTGATGGACGTGTGTCCCGTGGGCGCCATCACGACGCGCGACTACCGCTTCAAGTCGCGGCCGTGGGACAACCCGAGCGCCGTCGACACCATCTGCACGTCGTGCGAGAAGGGCTGCAACACGACCGCATGGCTGCGCGCCAAGCCCGAGTGGGCCCAGGGCGCCACGCTCGCGCGCTTCACGCCGCGCTACAACCCCGACGTCAACCAGTACTGGATGTGCGACAGGGGCCGCTTCGACTACCACTGGATCGAGAGTGAGCAACGACTTACGCGTCCGATCCTCGCCGACGCGCAGGGCTTGCAGGCGACGGCCACGTGGAACCAGACGCTCGATCGCCTGCGCGACGTGCTTGCCGAGGCCGACGGCAGCGTGCGGTTCCTGCTGTCTGCGCACGCGAGCCACGAGGAACTGTTCGTCTTCGC
This genomic window contains:
- a CDS encoding (2Fe-2S)-binding protein, which gives rise to METVTLTIDGREVTVAKGTSVLQASIESGIDVPYYCYHPGLGVDGSCRVCLVKIEKMPKLQVSCSITATDGMVVSTQAEYVVKARAGVFEFLLLNHPLDCPVCDKGGECPLQDFSYTFGPDESRNQFPRRVFDGEGVKADVDFGPTLMLNRNRCIMCTRCIRFMREIDGDPQIGILTRGNSSEIATFEEQGVHSLLSGNLMDVCPVGAITTRDYRFKSRPWDNPSAVDTICTSCEKGCNTTAWLRAKPEWAQGATLARFTPRYNPDVNQYWMCDRGRFDYHWIESEQRLTRPILADAQGLQATATWNQTLDRLRDVLAEADGSVRFLLSAHASHEELFVFAKLGQALLGDAAQDAFDVTWTSSHKPQSPNTKFPIGAVDAPNVAGARILGLTGVTGETPDLASLTRAVDAGGVKVLYVFAPGPEWSLGDTSWIVEARKAGRIGTLVVQGVLMTPLAAAADVVLPGAAFIEKDASYTNDQGRLQFTTRAFPPPGEAIEDTALVLKIARAVGHDTGYDSSAAVRVAIGTTLPDEPGLAGIGTATFGEARAAKHWLQSSNASERVKWDTLFQDLPPVKFADMLKPKPAGDVIPLRKVD